In the genome of Aureimonas sp. OT7, one region contains:
- a CDS encoding NADP-dependent malic enzyme has protein sequence MPGTEDIQPNQPNRDLDAQALFYHRYPQPGKLEIRATKTLGNQRDLALAYSPGVAAPCLEIEKDASLAADYTGRANLVAVVSNGTAVLGLGDIGPLASKPVMEGKAVLFKKFANIDVFDIEVDAREIDRLVDVVAALEPTFGGINLEDIKAPECFEVEERLRARMGIPVFHDDQHGTAIIVAAAVRNALLLAGKAIEDVKIVTSGAGAAALACLNLLVSLGARRENITCTDIEGVVYKGREKRMDRWMEVYARDTEARTLADVIGGADIFLGLSAGGILKPELLEKMAERPLVMALANPTPEVMPDLARAVRPDAMICTGRSDFPNQVNNVICFPFIFRGALDCGATSINEEMKIAAVDAIAELSREEVSEVAAKAYGSETPVFGPDYLIPSPFDPRLILKIAPAVARAAEATGVASRPIADWDAYLDKLNRFVFRSGLIMKPVFAVARKSGKRIIFSDGEDERVLRAAQVLLEENICQPILIGRPSVLQTRLERFGLRIRPGKDFEVVNPEDDPRYRDYVDHYFSKVGRLGVNPDTARTIVRTNTTVIGAVSVSRGEADGLICGLAGRFSRHIRDIRHVIGATPGVSRISALSLLITQSGPLFFADSYVQEDPSAADIAEFTQLAAKELDRFNIAPKVALVSHSNFGTGETEDAIKLREALAIVRQAMPDLEIDGEMHGDAALSEELRSRVMPQSTLTGVANLLIFPTLDAANITMNVVKAMTDSLHVGPILLGTNSPAHILTPSATSRGVVNMTAIAVAEAVQKRG, from the coding sequence ATGCCCGGAACAGAAGACATCCAGCCGAACCAGCCGAACCGGGATCTCGACGCACAGGCCTTGTTCTACCATCGGTATCCGCAGCCCGGTAAGCTGGAGATCCGCGCCACCAAGACGCTTGGCAACCAGCGCGATCTGGCGCTGGCCTACTCGCCCGGCGTCGCCGCGCCATGCCTGGAGATCGAAAAGGACGCGTCGCTCGCGGCCGACTACACGGGCAGAGCCAACCTCGTGGCCGTCGTGTCCAACGGAACCGCCGTTCTGGGCCTCGGCGATATCGGGCCGCTGGCGTCCAAGCCGGTGATGGAGGGCAAGGCGGTCCTCTTCAAGAAATTCGCCAATATCGACGTTTTCGACATCGAGGTGGACGCAAGGGAAATCGACCGCCTGGTCGATGTCGTGGCCGCGCTGGAGCCAACCTTCGGCGGCATCAACCTGGAGGACATCAAGGCCCCCGAATGCTTCGAGGTGGAAGAGCGGCTACGGGCCCGCATGGGTATTCCCGTCTTCCATGACGACCAGCATGGAACCGCCATCATCGTCGCGGCCGCCGTGCGCAACGCGCTTCTGCTGGCCGGCAAGGCCATCGAGGACGTGAAGATCGTCACCTCGGGCGCGGGCGCGGCCGCCCTCGCCTGCCTGAACCTTCTCGTATCGCTCGGCGCGCGCAGGGAAAACATCACCTGCACCGATATCGAAGGCGTCGTCTACAAGGGCCGCGAAAAGCGCATGGACCGCTGGATGGAGGTCTATGCCCGCGATACCGAGGCCCGCACGCTGGCCGACGTGATCGGCGGCGCGGACATCTTTCTCGGCCTGTCGGCCGGCGGCATCCTGAAACCGGAGCTGCTCGAGAAGATGGCCGAGCGGCCTCTGGTGATGGCCCTGGCCAACCCCACCCCGGAGGTGATGCCCGACCTGGCGCGGGCCGTGCGCCCGGATGCCATGATCTGCACCGGGCGGTCGGACTTTCCCAACCAGGTCAACAACGTCATCTGCTTTCCCTTCATCTTCCGTGGCGCGCTGGATTGCGGTGCCACCTCGATCAACGAAGAGATGAAGATCGCGGCTGTCGACGCCATCGCGGAGCTGTCGCGGGAGGAGGTGTCCGAAGTGGCCGCCAAGGCCTATGGATCGGAAACACCCGTATTCGGACCCGACTATCTGATCCCCTCGCCCTTCGATCCGCGCCTGATCCTGAAGATCGCGCCGGCCGTGGCGCGTGCCGCCGAAGCGACGGGCGTCGCTTCGCGCCCCATCGCCGACTGGGATGCCTATCTGGACAAGCTCAACCGCTTCGTCTTCCGCTCCGGCCTCATCATGAAGCCGGTGTTCGCGGTGGCACGCAAATCGGGCAAGCGCATCATCTTCTCCGACGGCGAGGACGAGCGCGTGCTGCGCGCCGCCCAGGTGCTGCTGGAGGAAAACATCTGCCAGCCCATCCTGATCGGGCGTCCCAGCGTCCTGCAGACGCGCCTGGAGCGCTTCGGCCTGCGCATCCGTCCCGGCAAGGATTTCGAGGTCGTCAACCCGGAAGACGATCCGCGCTACCGCGATTATGTGGATCACTACTTCTCCAAGGTCGGCCGTCTCGGGGTAAACCCGGACACCGCCCGCACCATCGTACGCACCAACACCACCGTCATCGGCGCGGTTTCGGTGTCCCGCGGCGAGGCCGATGGCCTCATCTGCGGTCTTGCGGGCCGCTTCTCGCGCCATATCCGCGACATCCGCCACGTCATCGGCGCTACGCCCGGCGTCTCCAGGATTTCGGCCCTCAGCCTGCTGATCACGCAATCCGGGCCGCTGTTCTTTGCCGATTCCTACGTGCAGGAAGATCCCTCAGCCGCCGACATCGCGGAGTTCACCCAGCTTGCCGCCAAGGAGCTGGACCGCTTCAACATCGCGCCCAAGGTCGCGCTGGTGTCGCATTCCAACTTCGGCACCGGTGAAACGGAGGATGCGATCAAGCTGCGCGAGGCGCTGGCCATCGTACGGCAGGCCATGCCGGACCTGGAGATCGACGGCGAAATGCACGGCGACGCCGCCCTGTCGGAAGAGCTGCGCAGCCGCGTGATGCCGCAGTCGACGCTGACGGGCGTCGCCAATCTTCTGATCTTCCCGACGCTGGATGCCGCCAACATCACCATGAACGTCGTGAAGGCGATGACGGATTCGCTGCATGTCGGCCCCATTCTTCTGGGTACCAACTCGCCGGCTCACATCCTGACCCCGTCGGCCACCTCGCGGGGCGTGGTCAACATGACGGCCATCGCCGTGGCGGAAGCGGTGCAGAAGCGCGGCTGA
- the gltX gene encoding glutamate--tRNA ligase, with translation MSVIVRFAPSPTGYIHIGNLRPALFNWLFAKERPDAGPGRFVLRFDDTDTARSRREYADAISSDLAWIGIHPDEVVRQSDRLELYDAAAEKLRRNGLLYPCYETADELERRRKRLMARGLPPVYGREALALTAEERAACEARGIRPHWRFLLPNFESSPFETRRTEVHWDDLVRGPQTIDLASLSDPVLVREDGTYLYTLPSVVDDGEMGITHVIRGDDHVTNSGVQIAIFEALDYAVPTLGHHNLLTTVDGEGLSKRSGALSIRTLRDEGFEPMAIASLAVLVGASGSIEPMPSLGALGARVDLSQVSSSNAKFDPAELGRLNAELTHELPVEAVAARLADFDVPPEDAQAFWMAVRGNCSKVPDAAEWARIVYRGPSQIAFSSEDLEFVRTAFTLLPAEPWDGDTWRRWTDAVKAATGRKGRSLFMPLRLALTGVDHGPELAALLPVIGHARTLRRIP, from the coding sequence ATGAGTGTCATCGTTCGTTTCGCCCCGTCGCCCACCGGCTACATCCACATCGGCAATCTTCGGCCGGCCTTGTTCAACTGGCTGTTCGCCAAGGAGCGGCCGGACGCCGGGCCGGGTCGCTTCGTTCTGCGTTTCGACGATACCGATACCGCACGATCGCGCCGGGAATATGCCGATGCCATCTCCAGCGATCTTGCCTGGATCGGCATTCACCCGGACGAGGTGGTGCGCCAGTCGGACCGGCTGGAACTTTATGACGCCGCCGCCGAGAAGCTGCGCCGGAACGGGCTGCTTTACCCCTGTTATGAGACGGCCGATGAGCTGGAGCGTCGCCGCAAGCGATTGATGGCGCGGGGCCTGCCCCCCGTCTACGGCCGCGAGGCGCTGGCGCTGACGGCCGAGGAGCGGGCCGCCTGTGAGGCGCGGGGCATCCGCCCGCATTGGCGCTTTCTGTTGCCGAACTTTGAATCGAGCCCCTTCGAGACGCGGCGCACCGAGGTGCACTGGGACGATCTGGTGCGGGGGCCCCAGACGATCGACCTGGCGTCCCTGTCGGACCCTGTACTGGTGCGGGAAGACGGAACCTATCTCTACACGCTTCCTTCCGTCGTCGATGACGGCGAGATGGGGATCACCCATGTCATTCGCGGCGACGACCATGTGACGAACAGCGGCGTGCAGATCGCGATTTTCGAGGCGCTGGATTACGCGGTGCCGACGCTCGGCCATCATAATCTTCTGACGACGGTCGACGGCGAGGGCCTGTCCAAGCGCTCGGGCGCGCTGTCCATTCGTACCCTGCGGGACGAAGGCTTCGAGCCGATGGCGATCGCCTCGCTGGCCGTGCTCGTCGGCGCATCCGGATCCATCGAGCCGATGCCAAGCCTTGGCGCGCTCGGCGCGCGTGTCGACCTTTCGCAAGTGTCGTCCTCCAACGCGAAGTTCGACCCTGCGGAACTCGGGCGCCTGAATGCCGAGCTGACGCATGAGTTGCCGGTGGAGGCGGTCGCGGCGCGGCTTGCAGACTTCGATGTCCCGCCAGAAGATGCACAAGCCTTCTGGATGGCGGTGCGCGGCAATTGCAGCAAGGTGCCGGATGCCGCCGAATGGGCGCGCATCGTCTATCGCGGGCCATCGCAGATCGCGTTTTCGAGCGAGGATCTGGAATTCGTGCGAACGGCTTTTACGCTGTTGCCAGCAGAGCCCTGGGATGGCGACACCTGGCGGCGGTGGACCGACGCGGTGAAGGCCGCGACCGGCCGCAAGGGCCGGTCGTTGTTCATGCCGCTTCGCCTGGCCCTGACAGGGGTGGACCACGGCCCCGAGCTGGCGGCGCTTCTGCCGGTCATCGGCCATGCCCGCACCTTGCGGCGCATACCCTGA
- a CDS encoding DedA family protein, which yields MYEILGLIDRFGLIIVFVGTFFEGEVFAIIGGFLAYKGNHSLQLMMSLAFVGSFLGDLAVFLFARYFSNHRWVQRWIRKPKFAKALRLVDRFHAYFVIVNRYVYGLRMPGLIALGLSSITVPRFLILNFIGAGLWASIFTSIGYVFGYSISSVFARLETVEHVVLYILVALAVALVLYLGWRQFGPMWAKGRREGPPVARVGHVGPITDEEKTGQK from the coding sequence TTGTACGAAATCCTCGGACTCATAGACCGGTTCGGCTTGATCATCGTCTTCGTCGGCACCTTCTTCGAAGGCGAGGTCTTCGCGATCATCGGCGGCTTTCTGGCCTACAAGGGCAACCACTCGCTGCAACTCATGATGAGCCTCGCCTTCGTCGGCTCGTTCCTGGGCGATCTCGCGGTGTTCCTGTTTGCCCGCTACTTCTCCAACCATCGCTGGGTACAGCGCTGGATCCGCAAGCCGAAATTTGCGAAGGCCCTGCGCCTCGTGGACCGGTTCCACGCCTATTTCGTCATCGTGAACCGCTATGTCTACGGCCTGCGCATGCCGGGCCTGATCGCCCTCGGCTTATCCAGCATCACCGTGCCGCGCTTCCTGATCCTCAACTTCATCGGCGCCGGCCTGTGGGCCTCCATCTTCACGTCGATCGGCTACGTCTTCGGATACTCGATCAGTTCCGTCTTCGCCCGGCTCGAAACCGTCGAGCATGTGGTGCTCTACATCCTCGTGGCGCTCGCCGTCGCGCTGGTGCTGTATCTGGGCTGGCGGCAGTTCGGCCCCATGTGGGCGAAGGGCCGGAGGGAAGGCCCGCCCGTGGCGCGCGTCGGCCATGTCGGCCCGATTACCGACGAAGAGAAGACAGGCCAAAAATAA
- a CDS encoding 3-deoxy-7-phosphoheptulonate synthase class II: MTKDWTPATWRSKDIEQVPDYPDPAALAETEKRLASFPPLVFAGEARKLKRSLAEVAEGRGFLLQGGDCAESFAEHGADNIRDFFRAFLQMAVVLTFAASSPVVKVGRIAGQFAKPRSSNSESKGGKTLPSYRGDIINGIEFDEASRIPSPERQEMAYRQSAATLNLLRAFAQGGYANLDNVHQWMLGFLSGSPQAERYREIADRISETMNFMRAIGINSENHPALRETDFFTSHEALLLGYEEALTRVDSTSGEWYATSGHMIWIGDRTRQLENAHVEYCRGIRNPIGLKCGPSLDPSDLLRLIDRLNPQNEAGRLTLITRFGHERVEAHLPKLIRAVEAEGRKVVWSCDPMHGNTITVNDYKTRPFDRILAEVQAFFNVHQAEGTHPGGIHVEMTGKDVTECTGGAARPVLAEDLSDRYHTHCDPRLNANQALELAFLVAELVKKHHEQGEARTAVNF, encoded by the coding sequence ATGACGAAGGATTGGACACCGGCAACCTGGCGCTCGAAGGACATCGAGCAGGTTCCCGACTATCCGGATCCGGCCGCTTTGGCCGAGACGGAGAAGCGTCTTGCCAGCTTTCCGCCCCTCGTTTTTGCAGGTGAGGCCCGCAAACTGAAGCGCTCGCTTGCCGAGGTCGCCGAGGGCCGTGGTTTTCTTCTGCAGGGCGGCGATTGTGCCGAAAGCTTCGCCGAGCATGGCGCGGACAATATCCGCGACTTCTTCCGCGCGTTCCTGCAAATGGCCGTCGTGCTAACCTTCGCCGCCTCCTCGCCTGTGGTCAAGGTTGGGCGTATTGCGGGCCAGTTCGCCAAGCCGCGCTCATCGAATTCCGAGAGCAAGGGCGGCAAGACGCTACCTTCCTACCGCGGAGACATCATCAACGGCATCGAATTCGACGAGGCCTCGCGCATTCCCAGCCCGGAGCGCCAGGAAATGGCGTACCGGCAGTCCGCCGCGACGCTGAACCTTCTGCGCGCCTTCGCGCAGGGCGGTTACGCCAACCTCGACAACGTCCACCAGTGGATGCTCGGCTTCCTGTCGGGCTCGCCGCAGGCGGAGCGATACCGTGAGATCGCGGATCGGATCTCCGAAACGATGAACTTCATGCGGGCGATCGGCATCAATTCCGAGAACCATCCCGCTTTGCGCGAAACGGATTTCTTCACCAGCCACGAGGCGCTGCTTCTGGGCTACGAGGAAGCGCTGACGCGCGTCGATTCGACCAGCGGCGAGTGGTATGCCACGTCCGGCCACATGATCTGGATCGGCGACCGCACCCGCCAGCTCGAGAATGCGCATGTCGAGTATTGCCGCGGCATCCGCAATCCGATCGGCCTTAAATGCGGGCCGAGCCTCGACCCGAGCGATCTCCTGCGGCTGATCGACCGCCTCAACCCGCAGAACGAGGCAGGCCGGCTGACGCTGATCACGCGATTCGGACATGAGCGGGTCGAGGCGCATCTGCCCAAGCTGATCCGCGCCGTGGAGGCCGAGGGGCGCAAGGTGGTGTGGTCGTGCGATCCCATGCACGGCAACACGATTACCGTGAACGACTACAAGACCCGGCCCTTCGACCGCATCCTCGCGGAAGTGCAGGCCTTCTTCAACGTGCATCAGGCCGAGGGTACGCACCCCGGCGGCATCCACGTCGAGATGACCGGCAAGGACGTAACGGAATGCACAGGTGGCGCGGCACGGCCCGTCCTGGCGGAAGACCTGTCGGATCGCTACCATACGCATTGCGACCCGCGCCTGAATGCCAATCAGGCGCTGGAGCTTGCATTCCTGGTCGCCGAACTGGTCAAGAAGCATCACGAGCAGGGCGAAGCACGCACGGCCGTCAATTTCTGA
- a CDS encoding gamma-glutamylcyclotransferase family protein translates to MSLIHDDHPDLAALIGEGRVVAYFGYGSLVNRRTLRTRFLGIRRAEAAGWRRFWLPRPQPVPALLSVRPAKDFVIQGVIVYDLADHLPLVDEREAGYMRRVVTADRIAVENPVAGDVPLFIYEASADEETASEAGAFILQSYLDAVMQGFHALYGRAGLERFVEETEGFRTAVLQDRHAPRYPRPVELEEGEAALFDTLVSARGATHLPPA, encoded by the coding sequence ATGAGCCTGATCCACGACGACCACCCCGACCTTGCCGCGCTGATCGGCGAGGGGCGGGTCGTCGCCTATTTCGGATATGGCTCGCTGGTCAATCGCCGCACGCTGCGCACGCGTTTCCTCGGCATCCGGCGTGCGGAGGCGGCCGGGTGGCGACGCTTCTGGCTGCCGCGGCCGCAGCCGGTGCCGGCGCTCCTGTCCGTGCGGCCCGCCAAGGACTTCGTGATACAGGGCGTCATCGTCTATGACCTCGCCGATCACCTGCCCTTGGTGGACGAGCGCGAGGCCGGCTACATGCGCCGCGTCGTCACGGCCGACAGGATCGCGGTGGAAAACCCGGTGGCGGGTGATGTACCCCTGTTCATCTACGAGGCCTCTGCCGACGAGGAGACGGCGTCCGAGGCCGGCGCCTTCATCCTCCAGTCCTACCTGGATGCCGTGATGCAGGGCTTCCACGCCTTGTACGGACGCGCGGGGCTGGAACGCTTCGTGGAAGAAACCGAAGGGTTCCGCACGGCGGTTCTTCAGGACAGGCATGCGCCGCGTTATCCACGCCCGGTCGAGCTCGAGGAGGGCGAGGCCGCCCTTTTCGATACGCTTGTTTCGGCGCGCGGCGCTACCCATCTGCCACCTGCCTGA
- the gor gene encoding glutathione-disulfide reductase, with the protein MSRYDYDLFVIGGGSGGVRAARRTAALGRKVAIAEEFRMGGTCVIRGCVPKKLLVYASKFSEEFEDAAGYGWSVGETRFDWPTLIAAKDAEIQRLEDIYTRNLEKAGAEILKTRAVLEGPHAVRLLETDTTVTAERILVAVGGRANPFADMPGAEHCITSNEAFHLRRLPERIVILGGGYIAVEFANIFHGLGAHVTLVYRGKKILGGFDDDLRDGVSAAMQRKGIDIRCEDTLVEVRQKADCRFEAVLKGGDRLDADEVMLAVGRKPNTEDLGCDKAGVTLDHLGAIEIDAYSRTSAPSVWALGDVTNRLQLTPVAIHEAMCFVDTEFLGKPTRPDIETVPTAVFSQPEIGTAGLTECEAGERYRTVEVYTARFRPMRNILAGRDEQMITKLVVDGESRKVVGAHILGPDAGELAQVLGICVKAGLTKDDFDRTMALHPTAAEELVTMYTPSYILRDGEVQDA; encoded by the coding sequence ATGAGTCGCTACGACTACGATCTCTTCGTGATAGGTGGCGGTTCTGGCGGAGTGCGCGCGGCGCGGCGCACCGCCGCGTTGGGTCGCAAGGTGGCCATCGCGGAAGAATTCCGCATGGGTGGCACCTGCGTCATCCGCGGCTGCGTCCCGAAGAAGCTTCTCGTCTACGCCTCCAAATTCTCCGAAGAATTCGAAGACGCCGCCGGCTACGGCTGGTCGGTCGGGGAAACGCGCTTCGACTGGCCCACACTGATTGCCGCCAAGGATGCGGAAATCCAGCGGCTGGAAGACATCTATACCCGCAACCTGGAAAAGGCCGGCGCCGAGATCCTGAAAACGCGCGCCGTCCTCGAAGGGCCGCACGCGGTGCGTCTTCTGGAGACGGATACGACGGTGACCGCCGAGCGCATCCTGGTCGCCGTGGGTGGACGGGCAAACCCATTCGCCGACATGCCGGGCGCGGAGCATTGCATCACCTCCAACGAGGCGTTCCACCTGAGGCGCCTTCCCGAGCGGATCGTCATCCTGGGCGGCGGTTACATCGCGGTGGAGTTCGCCAATATCTTCCATGGCCTCGGCGCGCATGTCACGCTGGTCTATCGCGGCAAGAAGATCCTTGGCGGTTTCGACGACGATCTGCGCGACGGGGTCAGCGCGGCGATGCAGCGCAAGGGCATCGATATACGGTGCGAGGATACGCTCGTCGAAGTGCGCCAGAAGGCCGATTGCCGCTTCGAGGCGGTGCTGAAGGGCGGGGACAGGCTCGACGCGGACGAGGTCATGCTGGCGGTCGGGCGCAAGCCGAACACCGAAGACCTCGGCTGCGACAAGGCCGGGGTAACGCTGGATCATCTCGGCGCGATCGAGATCGACGCGTATTCCCGCACGAGCGCGCCGTCTGTCTGGGCGCTGGGGGACGTCACCAACCGCCTTCAGTTGACGCCGGTCGCCATTCATGAGGCGATGTGCTTTGTGGATACCGAGTTTCTGGGCAAGCCGACCCGGCCGGATATCGAAACGGTGCCGACGGCCGTCTTCTCCCAACCCGAAATCGGCACGGCCGGCCTGACCGAGTGCGAGGCCGGGGAGCGGTATCGCACCGTCGAGGTGTATACGGCACGGTTCCGCCCCATGCGCAACATCCTGGCCGGCCGCGACGAGCAGATGATCACCAAGCTCGTGGTGGACGGGGAAAGCAGGAAGGTCGTCGGCGCGCATATCCTTGGGCCCGATGCAGGCGAACTGGCGCAGGTGCTGGGCATCTGCGTGAAGGCCGGGCTGACGAAGGACGACTTCGACCGCACCATGGCCCTGCATCCCACGGCCGCCGAAGAACTCGTGACCATGTACACACCCAGCTACATCCTGCGCGATGGCGAGGTGCAGGACGCATGA
- a CDS encoding DUF2059 domain-containing protein, with protein sequence MKVLKLKLRRSMCAAAALLILSAVPASAQEISPSHLAAARQAVDAIDTTEQFDQILLNAATQIKAELIVNNPNLQSEISTMVDDNAIALAPRRADLENEIARIYAKIFTEQELREIGQFYASEAGRKLLAQGPAAVRETMGAADIWANGIVRDLRQSAEAGMRQLAPASANNAPAQ encoded by the coding sequence TTGAAAGTTCTGAAGCTGAAGTTGCGTCGGTCCATGTGCGCCGCGGCCGCCCTGCTCATACTGTCGGCCGTTCCCGCTTCCGCGCAGGAAATCAGCCCCTCGCACCTTGCAGCGGCGCGGCAGGCCGTCGACGCCATAGACACGACCGAACAGTTCGACCAGATCCTGTTGAACGCGGCGACGCAGATCAAGGCGGAGCTGATCGTCAACAATCCGAACCTGCAGTCGGAAATCTCCACGATGGTCGACGACAACGCGATCGCGTTGGCGCCGCGCCGCGCCGACCTGGAAAACGAGATCGCCCGCATCTACGCCAAGATCTTCACCGAGCAGGAATTGCGCGAGATCGGCCAGTTCTACGCTTCGGAGGCGGGCCGCAAGCTTCTGGCGCAGGGCCCCGCCGCCGTCCGCGAAACGATGGGCGCCGCCGATATCTGGGCCAACGGCATCGTGCGCGATCTGCGCCAGTCGGCGGAAGCCGGCATGCGCCAGCTCGCGCCGGCATCGGCCAACAACGCGCCGGCCCAGTAA
- the rpiA gene encoding ribose-5-phosphate isomerase RpiA produces the protein MSDAARLKEDAARAALAHVEGGMRLGIGSGSTSEAFVRVLAERVREGLEIVGVPTSERTARLCRETGVPLTTLDDTPELDLAIDGTDEVDPALRLIKGGGGALLREKIVAAASARMIVIADASKEVETLGAFPLPIEVNGFGLVATYLAIERAAGLLGLSGGLTLRKTGEEPFFTDGGHLIIDASFGRIPDPEALSAALYAVPGVVEHGLFLGLATSVVLASKTGIRVLER, from the coding sequence ATGAGTGATGCAGCACGCCTGAAGGAAGACGCGGCACGCGCCGCACTCGCCCATGTGGAGGGCGGGATGCGGCTGGGCATCGGTTCCGGGTCGACCTCCGAGGCTTTCGTGCGCGTCCTGGCCGAGCGCGTCCGTGAGGGCCTTGAGATCGTCGGCGTACCGACGTCGGAGCGTACCGCGCGCCTCTGCCGCGAAACCGGTGTTCCGCTGACGACGCTCGACGATACGCCCGAACTCGACCTTGCCATCGACGGCACCGACGAGGTCGATCCGGCGCTGCGCCTGATCAAGGGTGGCGGCGGCGCCCTCCTGCGGGAGAAGATCGTGGCGGCGGCCTCCGCCCGCATGATCGTGATCGCCGATGCCTCCAAGGAGGTCGAGACGCTGGGCGCGTTCCCGCTGCCGATCGAGGTGAACGGCTTCGGGCTCGTCGCAACCTATCTCGCCATCGAGCGGGCCGCCGGGCTTCTCGGGCTCAGCGGCGGGCTGACCTTGCGGAAGACCGGGGAGGAGCCGTTCTTCACGGATGGCGGACACCTGATCATCGATGCATCTTTTGGCCGCATTCCCGATCCAGAAGCGCTGTCTGCCGCATTGTACGCGGTGCCGGGCGTGGTCGAGCACGGCCTGTTCCTCGGACTGGCGACTTCGGTCGTCCTCGCCTCGAAGACTGGTATTCGCGTGCTGGAAAGGTAA
- a CDS encoding HAD hydrolase-like protein, whose translation MTVSKAAPDAPPLAIFDLDGTLVDTAPDLTGSLNHCLAQRAMAPVTLDMVRPYAGHGSRAMLTAAYGWAARDLGEDELEEQVACFLSFYEANIARHSLPFPGAVDALDRLRDAGFVLAVCTNKSERLARLLLDSIGLSARFAAIAGFDTFAARKPDAIHVTGTIEQAGGSPARSVMIGDTRTDTSAALNAGIPSILMGFGYDANAQARAEATHIADDYAAVTPELVHKLWHARAIAG comes from the coding sequence ATGACCGTTTCGAAAGCTGCGCCAGACGCGCCTCCCCTCGCCATATTCGATCTCGACGGCACGCTGGTGGACACCGCGCCCGACCTGACCGGCAGCCTCAACCATTGCCTGGCGCAGAGGGCGATGGCGCCGGTTACGTTGGATATGGTGCGGCCCTATGCCGGGCACGGCTCCCGCGCGATGCTGACGGCGGCCTATGGCTGGGCCGCCCGTGATCTTGGCGAAGACGAGCTCGAGGAGCAGGTCGCCTGCTTCCTGTCCTTCTACGAGGCCAATATCGCCAGACATTCGCTGCCCTTCCCCGGCGCGGTCGACGCGCTGGACCGGTTGCGGGACGCCGGCTTCGTGCTTGCGGTCTGCACCAACAAGAGCGAGCGGCTGGCGCGGCTGCTGCTCGATTCGATCGGACTTTCGGCGCGTTTCGCGGCGATCGCGGGCTTCGACACTTTCGCGGCGCGAAAGCCGGATGCCATCCATGTCACTGGCACCATCGAACAGGCCGGCGGAAGCCCTGCCCGGTCCGTGATGATCGGCGACACACGGACCGATACGAGCGCGGCCCTCAATGCCGGGATCCCGTCCATCCTGATGGGATTCGGCTATGACGCGAACGCACAGGCGCGGGCCGAGGCAACCCACATCGCCGATGATTACGCGGCCGTCACGCCGGAGCTCGTGCACAAACTGTGGCATGCGCGTGCGATAGCCGGTTGA
- a CDS encoding type II toxin-antitoxin system RelE/ParE family toxin, producing MKEITYRPAAVKALRRMPANTARRIVGKIETYAADPSSQANNIKKLQGRDGIRLRLGDWRVIMQDGVVLDVLNIGPRGGVYD from the coding sequence ATGAAAGAGATCACCTACCGACCCGCCGCAGTCAAAGCCCTTCGCAGGATGCCGGCAAATACGGCCCGGCGCATCGTGGGGAAGATCGAAACCTATGCCGCTGACCCGTCATCGCAGGCCAATAACATCAAGAAGCTTCAGGGCCGGGATGGTATCCGTCTTCGTCTAGGCGACTGGCGTGTTATCATGCAGGACGGTGTAGTCCTCGACGTTCTGAACATCGGCCCGCGTGGCGGGGTCTACGACTGA
- a CDS encoding helix-turn-helix transcriptional regulator: MNEMVTIEKTEYERLLNAADDLADIIAYDRAMGDGGESIPAEFVKRMIDGESPLRVYRDLRGLTQAQLSESAGVNRVQIADIEAGRKSGSVDTIRKLATALSVSIDDLV; this comes from the coding sequence ATGAATGAGATGGTGACCATCGAGAAGACCGAGTACGAAAGGCTTCTGAACGCTGCCGACGACCTGGCCGACATCATCGCCTACGACCGCGCAATGGGGGATGGAGGGGAATCTATCCCTGCCGAGTTCGTCAAGCGCATGATCGACGGTGAAAGCCCGCTCCGCGTCTATCGCGATCTGCGGGGCCTTACCCAGGCTCAGCTTTCGGAAAGCGCCGGGGTAAACCGAGTCCAGATTGCCGATATCGAGGCAGGCCGAAAGTCCGGGTCAGTCGATACCATCAGGAAGCTTGCCACCGCCTTGTCGGTGTCGATCGATGATTTGGTGTAG